The region CAGCGAATCGACAAGCGTCAGCACACCTTCGCCCGCGGCAAACACCACGCGATCGACATCGTTAGTGGCGCGCGCCATAAGATCGCCGGTGCGGTGGCGCAGGTAAAATTCCGGATGCTGGCGGCTGAGCTGGCGATAGAAATCGCGCCGGAGTTCGACCGCGAGCTGATAAGACGCCCCGAACAGCAGCACGCGCCAGACATAGCGCAGCAGATAAACCACAATGGCAATCGCCACCAGCAGGCCAATCCACAGCAGCACCTGCCGGGTGGTGTAATGACCTTGAGTGACCCCATCAACAACGTAACCCACCACTTTCGGCGGCACCAGTTGCAGAATGGCGATAAGGATAAGCAGGGCAACGGCGCCGAGGTAGCGACGCCACTCCCGGCTAAAATACCAGCTTAACTGAGCAAATAATCGCACGCGAAATTCCTGATTGGTCTGATGATAAAGCGCGGGCGTCGTGGCGAGCCAGACGGTTTAGCGCTTAAGCGGCAGGGCTGTGGTGTATTTTATCTGCTCCATCGCGAAGCTCGAAGTGACATCTGACAGCCCCGGCACCCGGTTAACCAGACGTTTATAAAAGTCGTCATAGCTTTTCATATCGGCTACCTGTACCCGCATAAGGTAGTCGTATTCGCCCGCCATGCGCCAGAAACCGAGCACTTCCGGCATCTCTTCTACCACCGCGACGAACTGACTGTACCAGTCGCTGCTGTGATGCTGCGTTTTAATCAGCA is a window of Cronobacter muytjensii ATCC 51329 DNA encoding:
- a CDS encoding Lrp/AsnC family transcriptional regulator, coding for MLDKIDCRLLALLQEDATLSLQALADAVNLTTTPCWKRLRRLEDEGYIIKRVALLDPQKLGLGLTAFMLIKTQHHSSDWYSQFVAVVEEMPEVLGFWRMAGEYDYLMRVQVADMKSYDDFYKRLVNRVPGLSDVTSSFAMEQIKYTTALPLKR